The Fusarium falciforme chromosome 12, complete sequence DNA window CTCGCCGCTGTGGATTGCGCGATGGCGTTGGGTATCATCCTCAGGGCTGCCGTGACCAGCAATGGTGTTGTAGACACCTGCACCACGAGGGAGGTCTCCCCAATACGGGTTCTCCTTTTGGGATGGCGCGGCAGTGTCACCAACCGGCTCTTGAGACGTGGGGTTGGTGTTGTCGCCAATGCGGCTGTCTGTGGTATAGTCGTCGGTTCTCTGAATGGGTTCGGCGGGCTTCTCAGAAGCGACTTCTCGAGTGTTGGTTTGTGTGTCATGAGGTTCGGTCAAACCAACACCAGAGTCGGTGTAACCATGACCACGAGCTCTCGCATCGTCCTCGGACCATCCTCGAGGGTCGTTGGGCTTGTGTAGCTTGTTGTGCTCATGGCTAGTAGAGGTGTGTTTCTGAGATTCGGCGGGTGTCATGTCATCGACTGGGAAAAATCCTGGAGTGTTGCGATCAACGTCTCCTCTGGCGGCATCTTCCGAGTCACCGGAGTGGAGGAtttccttgaccttggcgcccAAACTCATGTTGGTTTTGGTGTAGGGGTATCTTTGATATTGGGATAGGAAAGGTCGAgttgtgttggtgttgttcaATATGAGACTGTCCAGTGTGAGAAATGAGAGTCCGACCTCATATACCACAGACACACCGCTGCCCAAAACCAGCAAACAGGCTTGGCcgcctcatcgtcatcatgatCGTTGATTCGACGCTAACAGATCGAGTCGATGAGCTGCACctgatcttcttcttgacgtAAACCGTCCCCAGCTTTCCAGCAATTCAGTGGCAGCTGAATATTCAGCTTGAACCAGCTTGGAAAGTCCCTGCCGATCATTCCGGGAGAGGaaagccaaggccaaagcCATTCTCGTCATTTCCATCCCGATCGCCCTTGGCCCCATTTTAGGACTGGGCACCAGCCACTCGCCGCTAGCGGTAGACAGAAATCTAGTGTACACTCTGCTACGTGCTGCTGTCCTGATATTTGTGTCCCCCCGCAAAGTCGTCTGCGTCATTGCTTTGATGCGCAACCAGGATTATCATTGCATGGCCCCAACGCGGATCTCGACATACGCACTAACACGTCTGTTGCATCATCTTAGCTTGGTTTGGTCTGACGTCTACTGGAAGCAATTGGCATCTACATGCGCGAACATGTCAAAACAAGATTATCAGACCACTAAAAGCCCAGCGGTCCGGCATTTTCCAAGATTGCAGCTGAGGACCAGTCCAAGTTCCATGGCATCGCCTCATTTGGGTGGTGCAAAAGTCGTGCCGCTCGAACCGAACTGGTTCCTCTTGTAGAGGTCACACGATAGTAGAGTAGCTCTGGTCAGAGCAACAAGCCCAAGATATATGATGCATTGCTAGAGTGGTGCGATACTGAAGGTCACCGACATTATCCATGGGAGCTCATTTGACGAAGTCGGTGTGCACCAGGAGTTGCGCTTGCTGGCATCCCCCCCCCCCCTTTGGTGGTAGCATAGCAGAGCCTCAAACCACCCTGACTCATGCCAACGCATTGTCCACCTCCTTAGTGCCTCAGGTTCCCCAGAGCCGTCGTGACAATGAGTGTCAACGTGCCAGACCTCTCATATAGTGAATACCATCATACCAAGGACGGTTTACCACGTATACCTATACTCAGGATTATCCTCTCCCATCTCCGCAATCTCTTCCTCTGTCATCCTTCAACCCGATCGCCGTCATTGCCAGAAGCGTGCCTTCCGTTGGCATGGCGAAACCATAAGCCCATTGTCAGGAGTagtgccatcgccatcagaATCATAGCCATAGACACGCTATGGCCGACGATGAAGCGAGGATTGTCCTTGGAGCTGTAGAGCTACAGAGATATCAGCAATTTGCCATACGTTTGGATGTCCCGGAAACCTACAAACGGTGCCGGAATACCAGCTAAATTACCAATGGTCACTTGCAGCCCTGCTGCTACCGTTCGCTTGCCGTACCGTGGGTTGTTACTTGGTAGACATGCCAGAGGAATTCCCACAATGACGTAAAGACCGATAGCAACGACACAACAGCCGAAATACTTGACCCCGCCTGGGGAAGGGCTAAGAAGGACAGCGTAACCTGCGGCGGAGACAAACCCAAACCAACATATGCGGCCCGCCGCTGGCTGCGATCCGAAAGCCAGGCAACGACTAGGCGTCTTTCTTATGTAGTTCCCCCGGGGATATGGTATGGCCGATCTGACGTTGCATTCGCCTCACGACCAAATCTCGCTCATCGGAGGAGAGAAATGTGCCGTTTCGGGGTCATTGGCCAGCCAAAACCAAGCAGAAATGCCGAGAATCAAGGTAGGGACTCCTTCGAGAACGAGAATCCACCGCCATCCTCGCATCCCTGAGATATCATCCATGAAGCCAATGGTATAGGCAAGTAAACCACCGGCCGAGCCAGCGATTGCTGAAGAGACGAAGAGATAAGCGGTGCGAAGAGCTAGCTCGCGTTTGGTATAAAAGAATGTCAGGTAGACCGCTAACCCAGGGAATAAGCTACCCTCGAGGGCactgagaagaagacgacagATTATCAACCCGTGGAAGCTTTGGATAATGCTAGTAAGGGCAGCCATAACTCCCCAGCCCGTGGTGATTAGGGCTAGCCATCGAGATGGAGTAAACTTCTGGAGGGCGATATTGGATGGGACTTCGGACAGAATGTATGTGACGAAAAGGATAGACACGGCAAGCTGATATTGATCGCCCACGAGATCCAAGTCCTCTCCAAGACCGTACAATCTCGCGTTTCCAATATTAACACTGTcgaaaaagctaaaaagtTACAGCAGCATCACGGGCGGGATGATCCATCTGTCAAGCTTGCGTAAGAACattttcttggccttgtcgtcgaTGTAAGGGTCATCGTGAGGATCAGGAGTGGCAGCCATGACGTCGCTCGTAGTTGAGTATTCGTCTTCAAGCCTCGTCGGGGAGCGGTCGTTTTTGTCGTTCATGTCCTCAGTCGCGTAAAGGGAGGATGAAAAATCCAAGTAAGTAGTTTAGAATGGTGACCCTAGCTTAAATTGCACGCAACTCATTTCTTATACTCAAACCTCTTGCCCCGTACTTCAATACCCCACGAGGGATCCGGGTCCCAATGCCTTGGCACTGAATGAACATGACTTGATAGAGCAGCGATTGTGCCGCTGTGATGGGACAATAATTTCCAGTATCAAGGAACTTGGAATGGTTCATGTTGTGCAAGTGCAGATCTATAGCGACGCCGGCACATCCTGTAGGGGGTGTATGTTCTCCGTACACCCTTGGGCAAGCCACGCCTAGTGACTAACCATCCGGGAGGCCAGCCGTGAAACCTGGTGTGTACGTCtcaaattattattaattattattatctatctaTTTTCTGGCTTGGTTATTCCATCAATGGCCGGGCTTCAGCTCTGACAAAGAACACAACAAGTTCTAGGTAACAAATCAACAAACGCATTCTCAAAACAGTTGCCGCACCAAGTCCAACGCATAATAGGATTGGTTTTTAACAATAACTAACACTATGCTTAGTGGCATGGTTGAAATATCCCTCATGCTGAGAGCTACGGCATTGCACGATTAAATAACCAACACGTGGCCGAATGTCCTTGCTCATAGATCCAAAAGTACATGGTGGAATTTTAAGAATGCTACACGAACGAAACCTCATCTATTGAGATGATTTCTCTCATAATGAATCAGATTCATGCATCAAGCAGCTAGAGCTTAGTCAAAAAAGATGGCTTGGTGAATACAGTGCTCTCTAATGTCCGAGGAGACCCGTACGACCCTTGGCGACTTGAGCCGCCGCCCTGCCAGCCTTCCTACCAAAGACAGCGCCAGAAGTTAAGCCGCTTCCGCCGGGGTAGTTGGAATAGAATAATCCTCCCATCATCTCTCCAACACAGAACACTCCCGGTATCAGTCGGTCGGTTGACGCGCGGATCAGTTGGGCTGTCTGAGGGTCAACCTTGAGACCACCAAAGGTGAAAGTAATACCGCAGGTAACCTTAACTGCGAGATAAGGGCCCTTTTCTAGTGGCAGGGCCCAGTTCGACTTGGGGAGGGCCAGTTGTTTCTTGGAGGATTGTGTCGATAGACCGTCCTTGATGGCAGGGTCCCATTTAGCTGACGGGGCCTCTTGTCTATGAGCATATACAGCCTCGTTGTACTCGCGAATGGTGCGTAGGAAAGCGTCTCTATCTCGGAGACCGCGGGACATACACGTATCCGCAAGCTGCTCCAGTGAGTCCGCCTTGAGGTGCTCAACGCGCTCCTCGCGGTACTCTTCAGATCGAAGCCAGGGCGTAGTCTGAGCGTCCCAGACTTGGAACGCGAGTTGCTCGGGCTGTTGCAGAATTGCTCGACCGAACTTGGCGTAGGTGTAATTCCTCATGTCCACGCCTTCGTCGACAAAGCGTTGACCGTCCACATTGAGCATCAGACCAAGAGGATATCCGGACTTGGTATACTCGTTTGATGCTTCACGGTCGCCAATGTTGGGGTTGGCATTAGCATCCCATGCCACAGAGTGACAACCTGACCAATTTCCCACGGGCTGAGCACCTAGTTGCTGAATAGCAAGATCCAGGACCTCTCCAGTGTTGTAAGGCGTTCCACGAACCATGGCCAAATCCCAGCCCGGGCCGAGGAACTGGCTTCTCTTCTGCGCATTGGATTCAAATCCACCGGCGGCCAAGATGATGGCTCGGGCCGCCAGAGTATGATCGATGCCGTCAACCTTGACCGTCACAATCCAGGCGCCGTCAACAGGGTCGGTTTGGATTCCACTGAGCATTGTGGACCAGGAAACCTGAACCGAGTGTCTCTCAGCTGCGGCAAGATAATCGGCAATTAGGCCCTTGCCGCCGTCCTGGGTCTTGATATGAAGGCCGCCCCAGAACTTTATCCTCCCATCAACCTCGTAGGCTTGTCTGTTGAAAGAGAGCTGGAACCGAACACCATTGGATGCCAACCACTTGATAGCCGAGTTGGACTCGGTAACGAGCGTCTTGGCAAGTTCGGGATCAGACCGTCCGATGCAGATCTTGTCCAGATCTTTCTGAAAGTCCCCCTCAGAGTACGGCGCCAGGTCGATCCTCTGGGCCTGCTCTCGACTAACGTTGTTGACGATCGGCAACAGATCACCAAGCCCAGCATGAGCTATGCGATATGCGCCGGCCGTAAAGTACGAGTTTCCGCCGACCCAATCCTTGGGGCACTTGTCGATCAGCAAGACGTGTCCTGCGCCGgcttcggcggcggcgatggcAGATGCGAAACCTGCGTTGCCGCTACCGACGACCAGGACGTCGACTTCTTTAGGGAGCGTGGACATTGTtcaggatgatgatgagttTATGGCGTGAGGGGTAAAGAATGGGGGCTCTGTTCAACGACCAATGACAGAGGAAGTAACTTGGATGATACAAACCGACTGATGATAGATGGCAAGTATGAACGTGAGAAGGGAGTATCAAAGTAGACCTCGTCGGGGTTACCATCTTGACCCCCGCTTTGTGTAGTCCAATCAGATACAGCAGATAAATTGGACCCTTGGTGTACACCATAGAGACGAGGTCGGAGAGTGAGTCTTGGAGGCGGGGAACTTACGGAGGGGTGGCTAGACACGCAATACGGATCATCCTTGCTCCGATCTGATTACTCGGGCTCGCCTTCGTCCAACCAAGTGCCGCGATGTAATACCGAGGTTTAACGTTATTGTTCATCAATGTCTCCAAAAGGGCCCTGCACGAATTGGTTCAAGCAGGAGAGCAGGATAGGCCGCTGGTCATGTGGCTGGGCTCTCGCCTAGCTTTCTTcaaggctgtcaaggctgtCAAGTCGCCCAACCTCCAAGATTACGACATTGAGTACTGGAGCTCCAACAGGTTCGGGTACTTGGGACCTGGATTTGCGTGGTATGAGTTTAGGGAGGATGGAGATACTACTCCCTACTTGGATGGTGATTTTGTTCCGGCTTTGCCTTGGAAGCAAGTCCAAGAGCGAATTGCCAAAAGCCGAGTGAAGAAGCTGTGCAACGGGCGTCTATAGATAGCTAGGGATGCTTCCAGATTGTTGGCGTAGTTTCAAACATGGTTCTTGGTACTGCCTTTGACCCCGGCCGTTCCCACCTTTTACGTAACTCGATGGTGGTGTTTCCCTATCAAAGTGTGCAATTATCCCTATTGATGTTTATTCTCAACATGAAACCCTTCACCTCATGAGTTGGTACTTTCCTTGCGTTTGAGCAGCTTCGAGACGCCTTGTTTCATCCTCCTAAAATAACATGCCCCAGACACGGGTTTATCTCTTTACAATTATTCATATGATCGAAATGCCATTCATACTCGGTACAAAAAAGTATTAGATGTTCTCTGCGCCAAAGAATGGGATCTAAAGAGTCAACAGTGTTGGGGAGCAAAACACACAAAACTACCCTAGAGCCAACGATAAAAATAGCGACATCTGAAACGTGACAGCGTTTTATCAATCCTCGCTCTGCTAAATTAAGCCTATGAAACACCCCTATTTTAAGGTTGTTTTAGAAACGGATCGGAGGATCGGCTAACCCTATTGTTTGAGATTTTAGGGAAGTCGGTCGCGTGCCTTGTTTCCAATCTGGACGACATGTACTATAGGGAAAGCCAATGTATAAACATCCATTGTATAAATAGTGATTGAGTGAGATCAGAGACACAGCGTATGGATTAGAGCTACAACAATGCCGTTATCTCTCACCCGTAATTGCAAATGCCGTGAGGTGGCTATCCTGCGACATCGCCAAGAACAACCGCTAAGAACAGCGACCAAAAACCTCCAATCACCAAAGCCCCCTCCCGTTTCACGTCACGTCAAAGTTGACTGCCAAGCACCGCTAAGCTCTCCGGTCGGTTGCAAATAACTGCCAAAATTAACGCAAGCCATCGTTGTGCAGGTAAGCGATGTCTCATCTGACTTTGCAATCCAACCCCAATAGTTCGCATCTCTTGGCACCCAGGCGGCTTTTGGCCGTGTGTGTCCCGGAATAGCTTCAAACCTGGGCGCTTGCAGTGTTGCGACTGCCTCAGATTGCGTTTCGAGGCACTGAATGAGGAGTAACTAGAGGGTAAAACAGATCAAACTGCGTTGAAAGAAATAGGGAGTAAAATTTGTCTATAAATGGACTTCATGGTCATCCCATAGAGTGTTTTTGAATCATCATTCTCTTCTACAAGCCCTACTTTGAGTATTCCTTTGTTAGCTTACCTTTCCTTCTCTCTTGCACTTTTCTTCCATTTTCGGCCGGCCCGAAGTTTCCTTGCCTCAGACTGATttcgtttcttcttcttcgtacCGTCGCTCAAGTTTTCACCTTACAACCTACAGACCAAAGCATCACCGCCAAAGGACGTCATCCACCATGAAGCTTTTCACCATTACTCTGCTGGCTACTCAGCTTTCGGCCATCCTCGCCGCACCCGCTGCCATCCAACATGACAGCCGCGCCCTTGTCAGACCTCGGTCTCCCCACGCTCGCTTCTCTCTAGCCGCCACGGTGACTTCAACCATTGTTCCCAGCCAGACCAGCGCAGCGGCTGGAGAAggtggagaaggaggcgagGAGGGGGCTGAGGATGAGGTCGAACAAGCAGGAGAGTTCGATGTCCCCATTGTCCTTCCTGGCGGAAGCAAGGTCGACACTCTGTATCCTCCAGGCGTGAGTGTCCTCTCCATTGGTGCTCTTTATAACAAAGCACATTGTCTAATATGTCGACTTGACAGCAAAACGGCGTCTTCGAGATTGAGTTCCAGAACGCCGAGGATCGCACCCTCACCGTGACCCGGAATCCGTCGCCCGCGGCTCCTCCAGCAGGCTTCCGCGCCGTCGAGCCAGTCTCCTTCATTGTCAATCTCGCCGAGGGCGCCGAGGGCTTGACGCTTCAGAAAGTCGATTACATCTTGAACGCCAATAGTGAGCTTTGCACCATAGCGATGGCCCAATGACATGCTAACTTTCCCAAGGCACCCTCGACATCAGCACCGGCGCTATCGGGCGCTTCTGTACCGAAGCAGGCGCCTTCGTTATCGACCCGGCCGTTGGCGAGTTGGAGTTCGAGGCCGAAGAGAACGAGCTGCTCATCAAGGTTAACAACATGAATGGCGAATGGGGTATTTTTATTCCCGACGCTGCGGCGACTCCTGGTGCCGGTGGTGAGGCTGCTCCTGGCGGGGAGGCTACTCCTGGTGGTGATGCGAAACCAGACACAAAGCAGCAGTTGATCAACCTGCTCCTCAGCTTGCTTGAGTAAACCCTGTGTCTTTTGGGCCTTGCTCTCCTGTCGTGGGAGATTTGAGCTGGTTCCATGTCATGGCGCACTCATTTTATCCCAACAAGCTTCTCCTACGTCAGCGTCGACAAAGCAAGAAACAATACTCAGCTTGTGGCATTTATTCTCCTACACCTGGGTTAAGGGCGGCAGTTCTCAACATCATGGCGCGCTTCCCGTCTTCTGTCTCTTAACCAATTCACACACCTGCGCAAATCGGTAGCTATAGAATGATAGGTTGCCTCGGCCCTCCGCCGGCTCTGATACCGCAATAACTTGACAATATCTATCTACCATTACCTCTTGAGAAACTTCATCACCCAACCACTAATGAATCTTTCTATTACTTTACCGCCCTGCTGTATGATCTTGTCTTCCACCCATCAGTGTATTAGGGGCACGCCCCGCGTTTGTTAGCCAGCCTCGGTGAAGCTTGAAGCATTTATGGGaaggatattaatagcttagagAGGACTTTTGGTGTGGAATGCTCATGACGATATTTCTTGGCCATGTCTGTAAAAAGAGAGCGGACTCGGTCTCGTGAGATGGATGCTGTTTCCGGGTGCTGATCTACAAGCCGTGGTTGCGGAATATTAGATGCAACCATTTCGGGACACATTGAGCAAAAATAAAAGCCTTTCTCCCCACCCAGAATCGAACTAGGGACCTTTCGGTGGCAATTCTTCAGTTACAGCCGAACGTGATAAACCAACTACACCATGCGGAGATAAGATTTGATGACGGGGAACCGAGGCCAGGCCGTCTATGTGGGCATGGGTTGGCCCCACCACTCAGGCAACTCACGAACCCCGTCCCCTTGAGGGCGAGCCTTTCTACCTTGTATTAACACTGTGATACATAAAAAGAGAATCTCAGTTCTTTGGTTTGTGCTGTAAGAGGCAAGTCGGAAcgctcagccagccagcagcgGCTTCGACACCCTGAAAGTGGAGTTCAAGCGCATCATTCAGGTCTGTCGATTGCCACTGCCATCCCTCGAGTCCCTCTCTCATACTGAATTCCGTCGAACAAGCCAAGGATATGGGTGAGCCAAGTCCCGACTGTAACAACAGCGACTAGTGACACGGCGACTTCCAGATCACCGACAGTCCCAAAGCCTCCCAGTTGACCTTGACGATATTACCATGGCCGACGCACCTTCTAACCCCCGCTCCCTTATGCCAGGGCCCAAAGAGCAAGAGTACTACTACTTCGGCTTGTATAGCCGTCCGAAGCTAGTGGCACAAAGTAGCATGAAGCCGTGGTCTTGGCAATATGACGGTTGGCCTATCGAGAAACGTCTCGGCACGGTCGGCGAGCACGCATGGTAGAGCCATGGAATGACAGCTAAAGATCTCTGCGGTGACAGATCCGACAAGCCGTCCAAGAGCTTAAATGGACTGCGATCGATGTGCTTCGTATTGGCTACGAACGCAATAACGACCAGACCGAAGAAAAGTTTGACAATCCAGTGACTCTCCTGATTTCGGTCAGGATTGGCTCAAACACCTTCGAAAAGGCATATGACGTCGTTGCCGCTTGTCGCCAGATCCTCGAGCGCCGCGAGCTCAATGATGTCCAGGTCGAGATCAAAGAGTCAGAGGTCGCCCGGGCTACATCGATGCCTCTGCCAACGCCGAATCTGCCTGCGCCAGATCCAGCTACACCGAGTTTGGCTACGCCGGGTCAGGCAACACTGAAACTGTCTTCTGGGCCCCTTGAGGAACCGGTAGCTATGTCCGCAGACTTCTCTGAATTCCTTGGAGTGTCGATAGCCTCATCTGCTGCGCCACTGGCGTCTTGTTTATTGCTTTGCCCGTGTATCAGTCTATGTGGAGTCGGTAATGGACACGAGCCATGGTCTGGACACGTTTCGAAGATTCCGACTCGACCGGAGGTCTTCTCCGGGCCATTGATACCATATACATGCCTTCTACAAGCTTCTCGGAGGGCGGCCGATAAACAGTAGGTGTGCCCCAAGACGTGAGGCCCATCACGAACAAtgcttataaatatatcatTCGAGTTTTGTAAGTCTTCTGCAGAGGGCGGACAGATTGCGATTCATAATATGGTTTCTTTGTGGTGCTTAGAAATATGATATGACTGCCTCTGTAGACAGGCAACTTTTTGCGAGCCTAAGTAACAAAGGAACTAAGCACTAAAATATGACCGCATTCTAATTCGCCGCGATTAATGAGGGCAGCAATGAAGCTGAAGGCGTATTGCTGTTGGTAATTCTCTATAAAGTCACCAGCGGTTGCCGTGTTCTGAGAAAGCAAGACCTGGAATCAAGCATCTTTCAAAACTATCAACGCCCTATAGACGGGCTCAGGCAACGTACATTTCGAAATGGTACACTTAGGCATATCGGGCGTTTTCGGCGCTCTTTTAGCTGCAGCGACAGCCAAGTCTCTCCCGCTGAGCAGAGCGGACAACTTTCACCTACGCC harbors:
- a CDS encoding FAD-binding-2 domain-containing protein encodes the protein MSTLPKEVDVLVVGSGNAGFASAIAAAEAGAGHVLLIDKCPKDWVGGNSYFTAGAYRIAHAGLGDLLPIVNNVSREQAQRIDLAPYSEGDFQKDLDKICIGRSDPELAKTLVTESNSAIKWLASNGVRFQLSFNRQAYEVDGRIKFWGGLHIKTQDGGKGLIADYLAAAERHSVQVSWSTMLSGIQTDPVDGAWIVTVKVDGIDHTLAARAIILAAGGFESNAQKRSQFLGPGWDLAMVRGTPYNTGEVLDLAIQQLGAQPVGNWSGCHSVAWDANANPNIGDREASNEYTKSGYPLGLMLNVDGQRFVDEGVDMRNYTYAKFGRAILQQPEQLAFQVWDAQTTPWLRSEEYREERVEHLKADSLEQLADTCMSRGLRDRDAFLRTIREYNEAVYAHRQEAPSAKWDPAIKDGLSTQSSKKQLALPKSNWALPLEKGPYLAVKVTCGITFTFGGLKVDPQTAQLIRASTDRLIPGVFCVGEMMGGLFYSNYPGGSGLTSGAVFGRKAGRAAAQVAKGRTGLLGH
- a CDS encoding MFS domain-containing protein produces the protein MAATPDPHDDPYIDDKAKKIFFDSVNIGNARLYGLGEDLDLVGDQYQLAVSILFVTYILSEVPSNIALQKFTPSRWLALITTGWGVMAALTSIIQSFHGLIICRLLLSALEGSLFPGLAVYLTFFYTKRELALRTAYLFVSSAIAGSAGGLLAYTIGFMDDISGMRGWRWILVLEGVPTLILGISAWFWLANDPETAHFSPPMSEIWS